Proteins found in one Pseudopipra pipra isolate bDixPip1 chromosome 19, bDixPip1.hap1, whole genome shotgun sequence genomic segment:
- the SOX9 gene encoding transcription factor SOX-9 produces MNLLDPFMKMTEEQDKCISDAPSPTMSDDSAGSPCPSGSGSDTENTRPQENTFPKGDPDLKKENDEDKFPVCIREAVSQVLKGYDWTLVPMPVRVNGSSKNKPHVKRPMNAFMVWAQAARRKLADQYPHLHNAELSKTLGKLWRLLNESEKRPFVEEAERLRVQHKKDHPDYKYQPRRRKSVKNGQSEQEEGSEQTHISPNAIFKALQADSPQSSSSISEVHSPGEHSGQSQGPPTPPTTPKTDTQPGKQDLKREGRPLQEGGRQPPHIDFRDVDIGELSSDVISNIETFDVNEFDQYLPPNGHPGGPAAHGQPGQVTYTGSYGISSTSGSPGGAGHVWMSKQQAQPPAQPQPPAQHGLPALSGEQGPAAQQRTHIKTEQLSPSHYSEQQQHSPQQINYSSFNLQHYSSSYPTITRSQYDYTDHQNSGSYYSHAAGQGSGLYSTFTYMNPTQRPMYTPIADTSGVPSIPQTHSPQHWEQPVYTQLTRP; encoded by the exons ATGAATCTCCTCGACCCTTTCATGAAAATGACAGAAGAGCAGGACAAATGTATCTCCGACGCCCCCAGCCCCACTATGTCGGATGACTCCGCCGGGTCCCCCTGTCCCTCTGGATCCGGGTCGGACACGGAGAACACCAGACCCCAAGAAAACACCTTCCCCAAGGGGGACCCGGACCTGAAGAAGGAGAACGACGAGGACAAGTTCCCGGTGTGCATCCGGGAGGCGGTGAGCCAGGTGCTGAAGGGCTACGACTGGACCCTGGTGCCGATGCCGGTGCGGGTGAACGGCTCGAGCAAGAACAAGCCGCACGTGAAGAGACCCATGAACGCCTTCATGGTGTGGGCGCAGGCGGCCCGCAGGAAGCTGGCGGACCAGTACCCGCATCTGCACAACGCCGAGCTCAGCAAGACCCTGGGCAAGCTGTGGAG GCTCCTGAACGAGAGCGAGAAGCGTCCCTTCGTGGAGGAGGCCGAGCGGCTGCGGGTGCAGCACAAGAAGGACCATCCCGACTACAAGTACCAGCCGCGGCGGCGAAAGTCGGTGAAGAACGGGCAGTCGGAGCAGGAGGAGGGCTCGGAGCAGACCCACATCTCCCCCAACGCCATCTTCAAGGCGCTGCAGGCCGACTCCCCGCAGTCGTCCTCCAGCATCAGCGAGGTGCACTCCCCCGGGGAGCACTCGG GGCAGTCGCAGGGCCCCCCCACGCCCCCCACCACCCCTAAGACGGACACGCAGCCCGGCAAGCAGGACCTGAAGCGGGAGGGCCGCCCCCTGCAAGAGGGTGGCCGGCAGCCCCCCCACATCGACTTCCGAGACGTGGACATCGGGGAGCTGAGCAGCGACGTCATCTCCAACATCGAGACCTTCGACGTCAACGAGTTCGACCAGTACCTGCCTCCCAACGGGCACCCGGGGGGCCCGGCGGCGCACGGCCAGCCCGGCCAGGTCACCTACACGGGCAGCTACGGCATCAGCAGCACGTCGGGCTCCCCGGGCGGCGCCGGCCACGTGTGGATGTCCAAGCAGCAGGCGCAGCCCCCGGCGCAGCCGCAGCCCCCGGCGCAGCACGGGCTGCCGGCGCTGAGCGGGGAGCAGGGCCCGGCGGCGCAGCAGAGGACGCACATCAAGACGGAGCAGCTGAGCCCCAGCCACTACAgcgagcagcagcagcactcccCGCAGCAGATCAACTACAGCTCCTTCAACCTGCAGCACTACAGCTCGTCCTACCCCACCATCACCCGCTCCCAGTACGACTACACCGACCACCAGAACTCCGGCTCCTACTACAGCCACGCGGCGGGGCAGGGCAGCGGCCTCTACTCCACCTTCACCTACATGAACCCCACGCAGCGCCCCATGTACACCCCCATTGCAGACACGTCGGGggtcccctccatcccccagACCCACAGCCCGCAGCACTGGGAACAGCCCGTCTACACGCAGCTCACCAGGCCCTGA